One Rhododendron vialii isolate Sample 1 chromosome 2a, ASM3025357v1 genomic region harbors:
- the LOC131316454 gene encoding non-classical arabinogalactan protein 31-like, which translates to MAIIPLLKGLVFLLSCITVFGDHAPIHRPVESPKYPKSHPHHHHHHHEGHPPSPPPAHPPTQHHKGHSPSPPLAHPSSRHNEGHPPSPPPAHPPSHAPHPRRRSPVAVQGVVYCKPCKYRGIDTLWEATPLLGAVVKLECNNTKQPREWYGKTDKNGYFLITVEKKLSSFGAHSCKLYLVSSPSPACKKPTDLLHGEKGALLRWPQKPSKFPFELFTVGPFAFEPYNKCL; encoded by the exons ATGGCTATCATTCCACTACTCAAAGGTCTTGTGTTTCTGTTGAGTTGCATCACTGTGTTTGGTGATCACGCTCCGATCCACCGTCCAGTTGAATCCCCAAAATATCCGAAGAGCCaccctcaccaccaccaccaccaccacgaggGGCACCCTCCGAGTCCACCCCCGGCTCACCCCCCGACTCAACACCACAAGGGTCACTCTCCGAGTCCACCACTGGCTCACCCCTCGAGTCGCCACAACGAGGGTCACCCTCCGAGTCCACCACCCGCTCACCCCCCGAGTCATGCGCCTCATCCGCGCCGCAGGAGTCCTGTGGCTGTTCAAGGAGTTGTTTATTGCAAGCCATGCAAGTACCGTGGGATCGACACGCTTTGGGAAGCTACTCCACTTCTAG gtgcgGTTGTGAAGCTAGAATGCAACAACACAAAGCAGCCGCGAGAATGGTATGGCAAAACGGACAAGAATGGCTATTTCTTGATCACAGTGGAAAAGAAGCTGTCCTCATTTGGTGCCCACAGTTGCAAGCTTTACTTGGTCTCCTCTCCCAGCCCAGCATGCAAAAAACCAACTGATCTTCTCCATGGGGAAAAAGGTGCCCTCCTCAGGTGGCCACAGAAACCCTCCAAATTCCCATTTGAGCTCTTCACCGTTGGGCCATTTGCCTTTGAACCCTACAACAAATGCCTTTGa